The following proteins come from a genomic window of Ferviditalea candida:
- the larC gene encoding nickel insertion protein, translated as MKFEHSLEHEDSQMMIVQANIDDMNPEFSPHISDLLFAAGVNDVYWIPIIMKRGRLGIQLNVLTGAELLPEVERIIFEETTTLGLRYWPATVHRLGREFVQVQTTWGAVRVKAGFYQGKLVQFAPEFNECESIARAHGVPLKKVYDEVRNLFIQEHEDSGQIGSQAHKSKQSP; from the coding sequence ATGAAATTCGAACATAGTCTTGAGCATGAGGACTCTCAAATGATGATCGTTCAGGCCAATATCGACGATATGAATCCGGAATTCAGCCCGCATATTTCCGACCTGCTGTTTGCAGCCGGAGTAAACGATGTCTATTGGATCCCGATCATCATGAAACGGGGGCGCCTCGGGATACAGCTGAACGTTCTGACTGGAGCGGAGCTGCTGCCCGAGGTGGAGCGGATTATTTTTGAGGAGACGACGACCCTGGGTCTTCGCTACTGGCCTGCGACGGTACATAGGCTGGGCCGGGAATTCGTTCAGGTTCAAACAACATGGGGGGCGGTTCGTGTAAAGGCCGGCTTTTATCAGGGGAAGCTGGTACAATTCGCTCCCGAATTCAACGAGTGCGAAAGCATCGCGCGAGCACATGGAGTGCCGTTGAAAAAGGTGTACGATGAGGTGCGCAATTTATTCATACAGGAGCATGAAGATTCCGGACAAATCGGCAGCCAAGCGCACAAAAGTAAGCAAAGCCCATGA
- a CDS encoding M23 family metallopeptidase produces the protein MNGLTGSVFRIAVIATMAVSCISLFPLGAAGKEAAKAEQMNKHQIYIERKNLFEQMSALTGIPWYYLAAVDQYERTLTIANRKKRPEAQGLIAIYFPPEQWAGALNPDPDDRSMASIAFFNGFGKDGDGDGYADRTNDADLLYSMADFILKQGTSWDDLRIGMWNYYHNSRSVQRIEQFAKIYAEMGTLDLDKHVFPLPVNSNHAYRSTWGAGRNWGGYRIHEGTDIFAGYGVPVRSTSYGVVEIKGWNRYGGWRIGIRDIHNVYHYYAHLSGYSKNIHAGYVVKPGDVVGWVGSSGYGKPGTQGKFPPHLHYGLYRDSGWSEWPFDPYPYLVKWEREERMNKRKK, from the coding sequence ATGAACGGCCTGACGGGATCCGTTTTTCGTATTGCAGTGATTGCCACCATGGCGGTCTCCTGCATCTCCCTGTTTCCTTTGGGGGCTGCGGGAAAAGAAGCAGCAAAGGCTGAACAAATGAATAAGCACCAAATCTATATTGAACGTAAAAATCTCTTTGAGCAGATGAGCGCTTTAACCGGAATTCCATGGTATTATCTGGCCGCGGTTGATCAATACGAACGCACCCTGACCATCGCCAACCGCAAAAAAAGGCCGGAAGCGCAAGGTCTGATTGCAATCTATTTTCCGCCGGAGCAATGGGCGGGGGCGTTGAATCCCGATCCCGACGATCGCAGCATGGCGTCAATCGCTTTTTTCAACGGCTTTGGAAAAGACGGAGACGGTGACGGCTATGCGGATCGGACCAATGATGCGGATCTTCTCTACAGCATGGCCGATTTTATTTTGAAGCAGGGAACCTCTTGGGACGACTTGCGCATCGGGATGTGGAATTACTATCATAATTCCAGAAGCGTGCAGCGGATCGAGCAATTTGCCAAAATTTACGCTGAAATGGGCACCTTGGATCTCGACAAGCATGTCTTTCCTCTACCGGTCAACTCCAATCATGCATATAGGAGCACCTGGGGTGCCGGACGAAACTGGGGGGGGTACCGGATTCATGAAGGGACGGATATTTTTGCCGGATACGGTGTTCCGGTCCGAAGCACCTCCTACGGAGTTGTCGAAATCAAAGGCTGGAATCGTTACGGAGGCTGGCGAATCGGCATCCGCGATATTCATAATGTCTACCACTATTACGCTCATCTTTCCGGTTATTCCAAGAATATTCACGCCGGCTACGTGGTCAAGCCCGGTGACGTGGTGGGGTGGGTAGGCAGCTCCGGTTACGGTAAGCCTGGAACACAGGGAAAATTCCCTCCGCATCTGCACTATGGGCTTTATCGCGACAGCGGCTGGTCGGAATGGCCTTTCGATCCGTATCCGTATCTGGTCAAGTGGGAAAGGGAAGAGCGCATGAACAAAAGAAAGAAATGA
- the yunB gene encoding sporulation protein YunB, whose amino-acid sequence MKWKRRRRWKSRTNKPGSRKKWFMLVMVIFSLFSLQTFIFVEKNLRDPLMNIAKIRIKQMATEAINSSITKNISQGTNFEKLIDWKTDHSGKIAGFMLNYAEHMKIASDTIKTVQNTLDGLKQIPDHIPLGEAFNSAILASFGPEIPIKFVPAGAVKVDLNTRQINAGINMLLVEVYIRIIAEVTIIIPFDTQPEVVSTEVPISYLLVVGDTPMYYVDNKGNPIGNSDPLPPNISLPDVQTQKNGVSSFNTPPDSGSTGTVGPGVSLKK is encoded by the coding sequence GTGAAATGGAAGAGAAGGCGAAGATGGAAAAGCAGAACGAATAAACCGGGCAGCCGTAAAAAATGGTTTATGCTGGTCATGGTCATATTTTCCTTGTTCTCGCTGCAAACTTTTATTTTCGTGGAAAAAAATCTGCGTGACCCGCTGATGAACATTGCCAAAATACGGATCAAGCAAATGGCAACGGAAGCGATTAATTCATCCATTACAAAAAATATTTCACAGGGCACCAATTTTGAAAAATTGATCGATTGGAAAACCGATCACAGTGGAAAAATAGCCGGATTTATGCTGAACTATGCTGAGCACATGAAAATTGCTTCCGATACGATCAAAACCGTGCAAAACACTTTGGATGGCCTGAAGCAAATCCCGGACCATATTCCTTTGGGAGAGGCGTTCAACAGTGCGATCCTGGCTTCCTTCGGCCCGGAAATTCCAATCAAATTCGTCCCGGCGGGTGCGGTGAAGGTTGATTTGAATACGCGGCAGATCAATGCCGGAATCAATATGCTTTTGGTGGAGGTCTATATCCGGATCATTGCGGAGGTAACGATCATTATTCCGTTTGATACCCAGCCGGAAGTGGTCTCTACGGAGGTGCCGATTTCCTATCTGCTGGTGGTCGGAGATACGCCGATGTACTATGTCGACAACAAAGGCAATCCGATCGGAAATTCCGATCCGCTGCCGCCGAACATCTCGCTTCCTGACGTGCAAACTCAAAAAAATGGAGTCAGCAGCTTCAATACCCCGCCGGATAGCGGCTCGACGGGTACTGTAGGGCCTGGGGTAAGCTTGAAAAAATGA
- a CDS encoding LLM class flavin-dependent oxidoreductase, translating into MEIGISTFLEATPDPATGEVISHAERLRNAVEEIVLADQVGLDVYGIGEHHRADYAGTSPAVVLAAAAAMTKRIRLTSAVTVLSSDDPVRVYQAFSTLDGISNGRAEIMAGRGSFIESFPLFGYSLDDYDELFEEKLELLLAIRASEKVTWRGRYRPAIHNLGVYPRSVQNPLPVWIASGGNPESAVRAGMLGLPIVFAIIGGMPESFAPLVSLYQEAAARAGHDPDKLPIATHSHGFVGETTEQAAELFFPPTQAQMNVIGRERGWGPYTRASYDAARSLRGALYVGDPDYVAEKIILLRKNLGVSRFFLHVNVGTMPHREVLRAIELLGTRVAPIVRKELARNGAGK; encoded by the coding sequence ATGGAGATAGGAATCAGTACATTTCTGGAGGCTACGCCGGACCCGGCGACCGGAGAGGTCATCAGCCATGCCGAACGGCTGCGCAATGCGGTTGAGGAGATTGTGCTGGCCGATCAGGTCGGTTTGGATGTCTATGGAATCGGGGAGCATCATCGAGCCGATTACGCAGGCACATCGCCCGCTGTTGTGCTGGCCGCAGCAGCGGCCATGACGAAAAGGATCAGACTCACGAGCGCCGTTACCGTGCTCTCCTCCGACGACCCGGTTCGAGTATATCAAGCTTTTTCCACACTTGACGGCATCTCGAACGGCCGGGCCGAAATCATGGCAGGCCGGGGATCGTTCATTGAATCCTTTCCGCTGTTCGGATACAGCCTGGACGATTATGACGAATTGTTCGAAGAAAAACTCGAGCTGCTCCTGGCGATCAGAGCCTCGGAAAAGGTCACTTGGCGCGGCCGCTATCGTCCCGCCATCCATAACCTTGGCGTTTATCCCCGGTCCGTGCAAAACCCGCTGCCAGTATGGATCGCAAGCGGCGGGAATCCCGAGTCAGCTGTTCGGGCAGGAATGCTCGGCCTTCCGATCGTATTCGCGATTATCGGCGGAATGCCGGAAAGCTTTGCTCCATTAGTTTCCCTCTATCAAGAGGCTGCCGCAAGAGCTGGTCATGATCCGGACAAACTCCCGATTGCCACGCATTCTCACGGTTTTGTCGGGGAAACAACCGAGCAGGCCGCCGAACTATTTTTCCCTCCGACCCAAGCCCAAATGAATGTAATCGGACGCGAGCGGGGGTGGGGGCCTTATACCCGCGCAAGCTATGATGCCGCCCGCAGTCTTCGGGGCGCCCTCTATGTCGGCGATCCCGATTATGTTGCGGAAAAGATTATTCTGCTGCGCAAAAATTTGGGAGTCAGTCGATTCTTCCTGCATGTCAATGTCGGCACGATGCCGCACCGGGAAGTGTTGCGTGCCATTGAACTGCTCGGCACCCGTGTTGCGCCCATTGTACGCAAAGAGCTTGCCCGGAACGGGGCAGGGAAATAA